The following coding sequences are from one Perognathus longimembris pacificus isolate PPM17 chromosome 13, ASM2315922v1, whole genome shotgun sequence window:
- the Lrrc4c gene encoding leucine-rich repeat-containing protein 4C, translated as MLNKMTLHPQQIMIGPRFNRALFDPLLVVLLALQLLVVAGLVRAQTCPSVCSCSNQFSKVICVRKNLREVPDGISTNTRLLNLHENQIQIIKVNSFKHLRHLEILQLSRNHIRTIEIGAFNGLANLNTLELFDNRLTTIPNGAFVYLSKLKELWLRNNPIESIPSYAFNRIPSLRRLDLGELKRLSYISEGAFEGLSNLRYLNLAMCNLREIPNLTPLIKLDELDLSGNHLSAIRPGSFQGLMHLQKLWMIQSQIQVIERNAFDNLQSLVEINLAHNNLTLLPHDLFTPLHHLERIHLHHNPWNCNCDILWLSWWIKDMAPSNTACCARCNTPLNLKGRYIGELDQNYFTCYAPVIVEPPADLNVTEGMAAELKCRASTSLTSVSWITPNGTVMTHGAYKVRIAVLSDGTLNFTNVTVQDTGMYTCMVSNSVGNTTASATLNVTAAATTPFSYFSTVTVETMEPSQDEARTTDNHVGPTPVVDWETTNVTTSLTPQSTRSTEKTFTIPVTDMNGGIPGIDEVMKTTKIIIGCFVAITLMAAVMLVIFYKMRKQHHRQNHHAPTRTVEIINVDDEITGDAPLESHLPMPAIEHEHLNHYNSYKSPFNHTTTVNTINSIHSSVHEPLLIRMNSKDNVQETQI; from the coding sequence ATGTTGAACAAGATGACCTTACATCCACAGCAGATAATGATAGGTCCTAGGTTTAACAGGGCCCTATTTGACCCTCTGCTTGTGGTGCTGCTGGCTCTTCAACTTCTAGTGGTGGCTGGTCTGGTGCGGGCTCAAACCTGCCCTTCTGTGTGTTCTTGCAGCAACCAGTTCAGCAAAGTGATCTGTGTTCGGAAAAACCTGCGTGAGGTCCCTGATGGCATCTCTACCAACACCCGGCTGCTGAACCTTCATGAGAACCAAATCCAAATCATCAAAGTCAACAGCTTCAAGCACTTGAGGCACTTGGAAATCCTCCAGTTGAGCAGGAACCATATTAGAACCATTGAAATCGGGGCCTTCAATGGTCTGGCCAACCTTAACACTCTGGAACTCTTTGACAATCGTCTCACCACCATCCCCAATGGAGCTTTTGTCTATTTGTCCAAACTGAAGGAGCTCTGGTTGCGAAACAACCCCATCGAAAGCATCCCTTCTTACGCCTTTAACCGGATCCCTTCTTTGCGCCGACTAGACTTAGGGGAGTTGAAAAGGCTTTCGTACATCTCAGAAGGTGCCTTTGAAGGTCTGTCCAATTTGAGGTACTTGAACTTGGCCATGTGCAACCTCCGGGAAATCCCTAACCTCACACCACTCATCAAACTGGATGAATTAGATCTGTCTGGGAATCATCTGTCTGCCATCAGGCCGGGTTCTTTTCAGGGGTTGATGCACCTTCAGAAACTGTGGATGATACAGTCTCAGATCCAAGTGATCGAGCGGAATGCCTTCGACAACCTCCAGTCGCTGGTGGAAATCAACCTGGCACACAACAATCTCACATTGCTGCCTCATGACCTCTTCACGCCCTTGCATCACCTAGAACGGATACACCTGCATCACAACCCATGGAACTGCAACTGTGACATCCTGTGGCTCAGCTGGTGGATCAAAGACATGGCGCCCTCCAACACGGCTTGCTGCGCACGCTGTAACACGCCTCTCAATCTGAAAGGCCGATACATCGGGGAGCTGGACCAGAACTACTTCACCTGCTATGCCCCGGTGATCGTGGAGCCCCCGGCCGACCTCAACGTCACGGAGGGCATGGCAGCGGAACTGAAATGTCGGGCTTCGACCTCTTTGACCTCTGTGTCGTGGATTACTCCGAATGGGACGGTCATGACACACGGGGCCTATAAAGTGCGGATAGCTGTGCTCAGCGATGGGACGTTAAATTTCACTAATGTCACGGTGCAAGATACAGGCATGTACACGTGCATGGTGAGTAATTCTGTCGGAAACACGACGGCTTCGGCCACGCTGAATGTGACTGCGGCGGCCACCACTCCATTTTCCTACTTCTCCACCGTCACCGTAGAGACGATGGAACCCTCTCAGGATGAAGCTCGGACCACAGATAACCATGTCGGCCCCACTCCCGTGGTGGATTGGGAGACCACCAACGTGACCACCTCTCTCACGCCACAGAGCACAAGGTCCACCGAAAAGACATTCACCATCCCAGTGACAGATATGAATGGTGGGATTCCGGGTATTGACGAGGTCATGAAGACCACCAAAATCATCATTGGCTGTTTCGTGGCCATCACGCTCATGGCTGCGGTGATGTTGGTCATTTTCTACAAGATGAGGAAGCAGCACCATCGGCAGAACCACCACGCCCCCACCAGGACTGTGGAAATCATTAACGTGGATGATGAGATCACAGGGGACGCCCCCCTGGAAAGCCACCTGCCCATGCCTGCCATTGAGCATGAGCACCTAAATCACTATAACTCTTACAAATCCCCCTTCAACCACACGACGACAGTGAACACAATAAATTCAATACACAGTTCAGTGCATGAACCGTTATTGATCCGAATGAACTCTAAAGACAATGTCCAAGAGACTCAAATCTAA